The Shewanella japonica genome has a window encoding:
- a CDS encoding inorganic triphosphatase, which translates to MDAEIELKLFMQSQHNDLLVKLLNGMSDSTPQNITSLTNKYFDTAKLQLRSWKMGLRIRKGENFTEQTIKTAGTVSGGIHSRPEYNVPLSQDKPELALFPKEVWPEEADIDALQAELTCVFETNFTRQAWHIYIEGSLVEVAFDVGKVIANGEVDPICEIEFELLAGETSALLHLAIEVAKHIPVRLGKASKAQRGYHLAGHLPAIALEQIDYICLPTDKSLSKTLEVLLETGIERWQVIEALLIDTNDIVQQAKLWSQLRACVRLLRLTLMQFGLLNSDVLTHFDVIEQKLQFIEPLQSLSLLLDEPQKLLGKRIDKTQIIPLVQQSVNELVLNQRLSCLWQLPEYGQLQLALVELLLKTANGSHQLVDYPELGLFANHLQQDSWQKIVDLMPISAAMDSLDYQQVAQGLDESILVGFAYGELYQSDDREAFRAPWQDLALGIQTLGCYQLLAKLTEQSEVDISDWLQDKEASLLFAMEHSRKSALNNQPYW; encoded by the coding sequence CAGCCAAGTTACAACTTCGCAGCTGGAAAATGGGCTTGCGTATCAGAAAGGGTGAAAATTTCACCGAGCAAACCATTAAAACAGCTGGAACAGTTTCGGGGGGGATTCACTCTCGACCTGAATATAATGTGCCGCTTTCCCAAGATAAACCCGAGTTGGCGCTTTTTCCGAAAGAAGTATGGCCTGAAGAAGCGGATATTGATGCGCTACAAGCTGAGTTAACCTGCGTATTTGAAACGAACTTTACCCGTCAGGCATGGCACATATACATTGAAGGCAGTTTAGTTGAAGTGGCGTTTGATGTTGGAAAAGTGATCGCAAATGGAGAGGTTGATCCGATTTGCGAGATTGAGTTTGAATTACTGGCTGGAGAGACATCGGCGTTACTGCACCTTGCAATTGAAGTTGCTAAGCATATACCTGTCCGTTTAGGTAAGGCGAGTAAAGCGCAACGCGGCTATCATTTAGCAGGACACTTACCTGCCATAGCACTAGAACAGATTGATTATATTTGTTTGCCTACTGATAAAAGCTTATCTAAAACATTAGAGGTGTTACTTGAAACTGGTATTGAGCGCTGGCAGGTTATAGAAGCCTTACTTATTGATACCAATGATATTGTTCAACAAGCAAAATTATGGAGTCAGCTCAGAGCATGTGTCAGGTTATTAAGATTAACCTTGATGCAATTTGGCTTACTTAATAGCGATGTATTAACCCACTTTGATGTGATTGAACAAAAATTACAATTTATCGAGCCACTGCAAAGTTTGAGCTTATTACTCGATGAGCCACAAAAGTTGCTGGGCAAACGCATCGATAAAACTCAAATCATTCCACTCGTGCAGCAAAGCGTCAATGAGTTGGTTTTAAACCAACGATTAAGCTGTTTATGGCAACTGCCTGAATACGGCCAATTACAATTGGCACTGGTTGAGTTGTTACTAAAAACCGCGAATGGGAGCCACCAATTAGTTGATTATCCCGAATTAGGTTTATTTGCTAATCATCTTCAGCAGGACTCTTGGCAAAAAATTGTTGATTTAATGCCAATATCTGCGGCAATGGACAGTTTAGATTATCAACAAGTCGCACAAGGGTTAGATGAAAGTATTTTGGTCGGTTTTGCTTATGGCGAGCTGTACCAATCTGATGATCGAGAAGCATTTAGAGCGCCATGGCAAGATCTGGCATTAGGTATTCAAACGTTAGGTTGCTATCAGCTTTTAGCTAAATTAACTGAGCAAAGTGAAGTGGATATCAGCGATTGGCTTCAAGACAAAGAAGCCAGTTTACTCTTTGCAATGGAGCACTCACGTAAAAGCGCGCTTAATAATCAGCCTTATTGGTAA
- a CDS encoding ion transporter has protein sequence MIEKKRWSLKAVNGPSPFDLAMMILSLFSVIVVLILTFGNVDAETRRLLLFIDLSICMIFMSRFFYGLIKANNKKFYLQHHWIDFVASIPAIEALRIARVFQILRVIRLIRVSRTLIIPLIRQRKQTTLASLLLAMVFILTTASIVILLVEAGTEGANIETAEQAIWWTLVTISTVGYGDYYPVSTVGHVVGALVIMSGVSFFGVISGYMASVFVAPDDHERSENNKKEIKFELEKALLRMEENQQQMEQNQQVMLAEISRLREELNQQNKTRE, from the coding sequence ATGATCGAAAAAAAACGTTGGTCACTAAAAGCAGTAAATGGCCCGAGCCCTTTTGACTTAGCTATGATGATCCTGTCGCTGTTCTCTGTCATCGTGGTGCTAATCCTGACATTTGGAAACGTTGACGCAGAAACACGCAGGCTATTACTGTTTATCGATCTCAGTATTTGTATGATTTTTATGTCGCGTTTTTTTTACGGTCTCATAAAAGCCAACAACAAGAAATTCTATCTTCAACATCATTGGATTGACTTCGTTGCCAGTATTCCCGCCATTGAAGCACTGCGTATTGCGCGTGTATTCCAAATTCTTCGGGTTATACGCTTAATACGTGTTAGTCGCACCTTAATTATTCCACTGATTAGACAACGCAAACAAACCACTTTAGCGAGCTTGTTGTTAGCAATGGTCTTCATTTTAACCACTGCCTCTATTGTCATCTTATTGGTTGAAGCAGGTACTGAAGGCGCTAATATAGAGACCGCTGAACAAGCCATTTGGTGGACCTTGGTTACCATTTCAACCGTGGGATATGGAGATTACTACCCTGTAAGCACTGTGGGGCATGTCGTTGGCGCCCTTGTTATTATGAGTGGCGTAAGCTTTTTTGGTGTGATATCGGGCTACATGGCCTCAGTCTTTGTCGCACCAGATGACCATGAACGTAGCGAGAATAATAAGAAAGAAATTAAATTTGAACTTGAAAAAGCCTTATTGAGAATGGAAGAAAATCAGCAGCAAATGGAGCAAAACCAGCAAGTCATGTTAGCTGAAATCAGTCGATTACGGGAAGAACTTAATCAACAAAACAAGACTCGTGAATAG
- a CDS encoding PspA/IM30 family protein produces MGILNKILTAFRGGANEVGQNIVDANSTRIFEQEIRDAEKHLTKAKRELTDVMAKEMQASREVDRLKRSITEHEGYATQALEKDNEALAIEVAEKIAQLDQELADQEAANASFSAHAVRLKDLVKKTERQLTDYQRQLSMVKTTESVQKATATITDSFASSNSKLMNAKDSLERIKARQQSFDDRLQASEALAEENSDKSLHAKLAEAGIGEQKSSANAVLDRLKAKKG; encoded by the coding sequence ATGGGCATTTTAAATAAAATTTTAACGGCGTTTCGCGGCGGTGCTAATGAAGTCGGCCAAAACATTGTCGATGCAAATTCTACCCGTATTTTTGAACAAGAAATCCGTGATGCAGAAAAGCATTTAACCAAAGCTAAGCGTGAATTAACTGACGTAATGGCGAAAGAGATGCAAGCTAGCCGTGAAGTTGACCGCTTAAAACGCAGCATCACTGAGCACGAAGGTTACGCTACACAAGCGCTTGAAAAAGACAACGAAGCTTTGGCTATCGAAGTTGCTGAAAAGATTGCTCAACTGGATCAAGAACTCGCTGACCAAGAAGCCGCTAACGCAAGCTTTTCTGCTCATGCCGTTCGCCTTAAAGATTTAGTTAAGAAAACTGAACGTCAGTTAACGGATTACCAGCGTCAGCTGAGCATGGTGAAAACCACTGAAAGTGTTCAAAAAGCCACTGCCACGATTACTGACTCATTTGCGTCAAGTAACTCGAAGCTAATGAATGCGAAAGATTCTTTAGAGCGCATCAAAGCACGTCAGCAATCATTCGATGATCGCTTACAAGCCTCTGAAGCATTAGCTGAAGAAAACAGCGATAAGTCATTACATGCCAAGCTGGCTGAAGCAGGCATTGGTGAGCAAAAGTCTAGTGCTAATGCAGTACTTGATCGCCTTAAAGCGAAAAAAGGTTAA
- a CDS encoding YjfI family protein, with protein sequence MNIHKIANHLTELGDESHTGLKFDCFPIDGDVEVLQVNVAGREELPVFVSVTDNQVLCISYLWDESEVKEETRTQMFETMLELNIPMPLSSFAKIDDKYVVYGALSVTSSMEEIEQELSVLSDNCLEVIDELVEFLK encoded by the coding sequence ATGAATATCCATAAGATTGCTAACCACTTAACTGAACTAGGCGATGAGAGCCACACAGGGTTGAAGTTTGATTGTTTCCCAATTGATGGTGATGTTGAGGTGTTACAAGTCAACGTTGCTGGTCGCGAAGAGTTACCAGTATTTGTATCAGTAACTGACAACCAAGTTTTGTGTATCAGTTACTTATGGGATGAGAGCGAAGTGAAAGAAGAAACTCGCACTCAAATGTTTGAAACCATGTTGGAGTTAAACATTCCAATGCCACTATCATCATTTGCAAAAATTGACGATAAATATGTGGTTTACGGTGCACTTTCAGTCACCTCAAGCATGGAAGAGATTGAACAAGAATTATCAGTATTGTCTGATAACTGTTTAGAAGTCATCGACGAACTCGTCGAATTTTTGAAGTAA
- a CDS encoding polyamine aminopropyltransferase translates to MNNTLLEHGQEGSNKQSSPSKRSLAWFDDALLLGIMALLAGCGLIYEYLLSHYAGRILGALEAAIYTMIGIMIVSMGIGAFAARKIRCTFTGFALLELTVAFCGSLAILITAAVIGFGQQLPLIIANTLGLPPDHIPDGGFIGTLQNLSEYLPYIWGVILGLMIGMEIPLIARVRQSLSEEHLLHNAGTIYGADYIGAGAGAAIWVMFMLSLDIQLAAALTASVNLLAGFVFIWRFWQQIRWAKLILIGHFVASGVLVLLAMHGPSWEQNFNNLLYKDKVVYAEATRFQQLTFTERLRGNGQEPVYSLYINGRLQFSSIDEHIYHSFLVHPTMAASARQDKVLIIGGGDGLGLKQVFKWQPKSVTLMDLDEKLVELFTAPDEKMPAHVSQAMLSLNGNALNDPRVNLVFDDAFNGVDNLIKENQKFDVIIVDLPDPSHPDLNKLYSDLFYRKLAELLSADGAMTVQSTSPYHAQQAFISVGKTIESAGFTVQQYHHNVPSFGEWGWSIATRAGKDAKSRLAHNQPLPIEEDWLTPGLIHGAFEFPGNFYDDKDKIKTNKIGSLQLYHYHLASWSDNQGMNLF, encoded by the coding sequence ATGAATAATACTTTGCTTGAACATGGCCAGGAGGGCAGCAACAAGCAAAGCAGTCCTTCTAAACGCAGCTTAGCATGGTTCGATGATGCCCTTTTACTGGGCATCATGGCGCTACTTGCAGGCTGCGGTCTTATCTACGAATACCTATTATCTCACTATGCAGGCCGCATTCTTGGCGCACTAGAAGCTGCGATTTATACCATGATTGGCATTATGATCGTATCTATGGGTATTGGCGCTTTTGCCGCCCGTAAAATTCGCTGTACGTTTACCGGTTTCGCCTTGCTTGAACTCACCGTCGCTTTTTGCGGTTCGCTCGCCATTTTAATCACAGCGGCCGTTATTGGTTTTGGCCAGCAATTACCCTTGATAATCGCCAACACATTAGGCCTGCCACCCGATCATATTCCTGATGGCGGTTTTATCGGGACACTACAAAATCTCAGTGAGTATTTACCTTATATTTGGGGCGTCATTTTAGGCTTGATGATTGGTATGGAAATTCCACTCATCGCTCGAGTTCGCCAATCCCTATCTGAAGAACACCTTCTCCATAATGCTGGTACCATTTATGGTGCTGACTACATCGGCGCTGGTGCAGGCGCTGCAATATGGGTAATGTTTATGCTCTCGCTAGACATTCAGTTAGCAGCAGCATTAACTGCCAGTGTTAACTTATTGGCAGGATTTGTTTTTATATGGCGTTTTTGGCAACAAATTCGCTGGGCTAAATTGATTCTTATTGGTCACTTTGTTGCCAGTGGTGTACTGGTGCTATTGGCGATGCACGGCCCAAGTTGGGAACAAAACTTCAATAATTTATTGTACAAAGACAAGGTTGTTTATGCCGAAGCGACCCGTTTTCAGCAATTAACCTTTACTGAACGCTTACGTGGTAATGGCCAAGAACCTGTCTACTCTCTTTATATTAATGGCCGTTTGCAGTTCTCCAGCATTGATGAGCATATTTATCACAGCTTTTTAGTACACCCAACGATGGCAGCCAGTGCTAGACAAGACAAGGTACTCATCATTGGTGGTGGAGATGGGTTAGGCCTTAAGCAAGTGTTCAAATGGCAACCTAAGTCGGTCACCTTAATGGACTTAGACGAGAAATTAGTCGAGTTATTTACAGCCCCTGATGAAAAAATGCCAGCCCATGTCAGCCAAGCTATGCTGTCACTTAATGGCAATGCGTTAAATGACCCTAGAGTCAACTTGGTGTTCGATGACGCATTTAATGGCGTAGATAACCTGATTAAAGAGAATCAGAAGTTTGATGTCATCATCGTGGATCTTCCAGATCCAAGTCACCCCGATCTCAACAAACTATACTCTGATTTATTTTATCGAAAGCTCGCTGAATTATTGAGCGCCGATGGCGCTATGACAGTACAATCTACCTCCCCATATCATGCGCAGCAGGCATTCATTTCTGTCGGAAAAACCATAGAATCGGCTGGTTTTACCGTACAGCAATATCATCATAATGTGCCAAGTTTTGGTGAATGGGGCTGGAGTATCGCAACTCGCGCAGGAAAAGATGCCAAGTCTCGTTTAGCCCATAATCAGCCACTGCCAATAGAAGAAGACTGGTTAACACCGGGCTTAATTCATGGTGCTTTTGAGTTTCCTGGCAACTTTTATGACGATAAAGATAAGATTAAGACCAATAAAATTGGCTCATTACAGCTTTACCATTATCACTTAGCGTCTTGGTCTGATAACCAAGGGATGAATCTTTTTTAA
- a CDS encoding DUF350 domain-containing protein produces MTFLSDFGLTLDLAIILAIDITIAVILLALMRYLQGWSVRVNSRAELADRDNFAFGVSTAGAVLALGIVLTGAITGEAANSYAMEAIGMTCYGVFGLVLIKFGRFLHDKVALNEFDKNSQIVNGNMSVAIVDAAAAIATAIIIRSVLMWAEDITVDTFIAIFTAFLISQLMLVLLTRFREHQYAKHNQGDSMQKALEQGQVAIAVRHSGYMIAMAFTFNAASHFIIYDPTAYLMNIVGWLTFSVIMLIALSVLLAIVKKLVLAQINLTDEVEKQHNVGVAAVELAISIGIALILAALMA; encoded by the coding sequence ATGACATTTTTAAGTGACTTCGGACTTACCCTAGACTTAGCGATTATTTTAGCTATCGACATTACCATTGCTGTAATTTTGTTAGCATTAATGCGCTACTTACAAGGTTGGAGTGTGCGTGTTAACAGCCGTGCAGAATTAGCAGACCGTGATAATTTTGCCTTTGGCGTTAGCACCGCTGGTGCAGTATTAGCCTTAGGCATTGTGTTAACTGGCGCCATTACAGGTGAAGCAGCAAACTCATACGCAATGGAAGCAATCGGCATGACCTGCTACGGCGTATTTGGTTTAGTGCTAATTAAATTTGGCCGTTTTTTACATGACAAAGTGGCACTCAATGAATTTGATAAAAACAGCCAAATTGTTAATGGCAATATGTCTGTTGCTATCGTAGATGCAGCAGCTGCAATAGCAACCGCTATCATTATTCGCTCAGTATTAATGTGGGCTGAAGATATTACGGTTGACACCTTTATCGCAATTTTCACTGCATTCTTGATTTCTCAATTAATGCTAGTGCTGCTAACTCGATTCCGTGAACACCAGTACGCTAAGCATAATCAGGGTGACTCAATGCAAAAGGCGTTAGAGCAAGGTCAAGTTGCTATTGCTGTTCGTCATAGTGGTTACATGATTGCAATGGCATTTACTTTTAATGCAGCAAGTCACTTTATCATTTATGATCCGACTGCTTATTTAATGAATATTGTCGGCTGGCTGACATTCTCAGTGATCATGCTTATCGCACTGTCAGTGTTATTAGCCATCGTCAAAAAGTTAGTGTTAGCGCAAATTAACCTCACAGATGAAGTTGAAAAGCAGCATAACGTTGGCGTAGCAGCTGTAGAGCTTGCTATCAGTATTGGTATCGCACTTATTCTTGCGGCATTAATGGCTTAA
- the glnE gene encoding bifunctional [glutamate--ammonia ligase]-adenylyl-L-tyrosine phosphorylase/[glutamate--ammonia-ligase] adenylyltransferase, with amino-acid sequence MIMLIESNSILSAELSEIAERYWLRLGNSSPEVIDALSIDEQKALKSVFGLSDYIAEQLCRHPEWISLLLDGLLTEVDRQSFAIELANKLASIKSEDEVKSILRQYRNFQMVRLAWRDFGNYSALEESLLDLSALAEALVIAARDWLYQEMCQQLGTPSDEQGNPQPLLILGMGKLGGRELNFSSDIDLIFTFPEHGETVGGRRAQANQQFFIRMGQRLVNLLDQVTVDGFVFRVDMRLRPYGESGPLVVSFSGLEDYYQEQGRDWERYAMVKARVLGPWTQFSDDLHDLLRPFIYRRYIDFSAIDSLRKMKQLIAQEVRRRQLTNNIKLGAGGIREVEFVVQSFQLIRGGREPALRQQSLFGAIDTLYNLGQLEYLAVDELKKSYILLRRVENLLQAIDDKQTQTLPDNDVDWQRLCFAMNCENETVLRADIDRAMRQIHRHFNDTVGGDDAHEQTEHWTSQLWVIEDPDNAAALLEEHLVNDANFWPTLTEWRSITVKRSIGPRGRDTLEKLMPRLLSELLEHASPSAALTAVSGVLEQILTRTTYLELLCENPGARQQLISLCCASPWIAQELANFPMLLDELIDPAQLYDTTSVDDYPSELRQYLLRVPEEDMEQQMEALRQFKLSQQLKIAAADVTGVLPVMEVSDHLTFLAEAIIEQVVLQAWHQVASRHGVPAGTSPDKMGFAVIGYGKLGGIELGYGSDLDLVFLRNSVNTGETDGKRPIGIGHFYLKLAQRIVHLFATRTTSGELYEVDMRLRPSGASGLLITEVEQFKEYQQAEAWNWEHQALVRSRFVYGDNALAARFSEIRTEILSKPRDLPELAKLVRDMRIKMRDHLLKVSPDKFDLKQSPGGIADIEFMAQYLVLAHASSHKELAIWSDNVRIFQMLAELEMIPFMTAQHLTQTYCWLRDENHRLTLQQKKGQIEVSEAEKHVAQVIDIYQHILGEAD; translated from the coding sequence ATAATAATGCTAATCGAAAGTAACTCTATTTTATCTGCCGAATTATCAGAAATTGCAGAACGTTACTGGTTGAGGTTAGGTAATTCTTCGCCCGAAGTCATTGATGCGTTATCAATCGACGAGCAAAAGGCATTAAAGTCAGTCTTTGGTTTGAGTGACTACATTGCAGAACAATTGTGTCGCCACCCTGAATGGATAAGCTTGTTACTTGATGGCTTATTAACAGAAGTCGATAGGCAAAGCTTTGCGATTGAATTAGCAAATAAACTTGCTTCGATAAAGTCTGAAGATGAAGTTAAATCAATCCTGCGTCAATATCGTAACTTCCAGATGGTGAGATTAGCTTGGCGCGACTTTGGCAATTATTCAGCATTAGAAGAGTCATTACTGGATTTATCTGCGTTAGCTGAAGCCCTCGTTATTGCCGCGAGAGATTGGCTATATCAAGAAATGTGTCAGCAGCTTGGTACACCGTCAGATGAACAAGGTAATCCTCAGCCATTATTAATTCTCGGTATGGGTAAACTTGGTGGGCGCGAGCTTAACTTTTCATCTGATATTGATTTAATTTTTACTTTTCCTGAGCATGGCGAGACTGTCGGAGGCCGTCGTGCCCAAGCTAATCAGCAGTTTTTCATACGTATGGGTCAGCGATTAGTTAACCTACTTGATCAAGTGACCGTTGATGGCTTTGTTTTTCGGGTTGATATGCGTCTGCGCCCATATGGTGAGAGTGGCCCATTAGTGGTGAGCTTTAGCGGTCTTGAAGATTATTACCAAGAACAAGGCCGAGATTGGGAAAGATATGCCATGGTCAAAGCCAGAGTATTAGGCCCATGGACTCAATTTAGCGATGACTTACATGACTTATTAAGACCCTTTATTTATCGACGTTACATTGATTTTTCAGCAATCGATTCATTACGTAAAATGAAGCAATTAATTGCGCAAGAAGTGCGCCGTCGTCAGCTTACCAATAATATAAAACTGGGAGCGGGCGGGATTCGAGAAGTGGAGTTCGTGGTGCAAAGCTTTCAGCTTATTCGAGGTGGAAGGGAGCCAGCACTGCGTCAGCAAAGCCTTTTTGGTGCAATTGATACGTTATATAACTTAGGTCAACTCGAGTATCTTGCCGTTGATGAACTCAAAAAGAGCTATATCTTACTTCGCCGAGTAGAAAACTTACTGCAAGCTATTGATGATAAGCAAACTCAGACATTGCCAGATAATGATGTCGACTGGCAGCGTTTATGTTTTGCGATGAACTGCGAAAATGAAACGGTGCTGCGTGCTGACATTGATAGAGCAATGCGACAAATTCATAGACACTTCAACGATACTGTTGGTGGCGATGATGCACATGAACAAACGGAACATTGGACTAGTCAATTATGGGTCATTGAAGATCCCGACAACGCCGCAGCGCTATTAGAAGAACACTTAGTGAACGATGCTAATTTTTGGCCGACATTAACTGAGTGGCGATCTATAACGGTTAAACGTTCAATTGGCCCAAGAGGAAGAGATACCCTCGAAAAGCTGATGCCAAGATTATTGTCCGAGCTATTAGAGCATGCTTCACCTAGCGCGGCATTAACTGCCGTATCAGGGGTTTTAGAACAGATTTTAACCCGCACTACCTACCTTGAGTTATTGTGCGAAAACCCTGGTGCTCGACAGCAGTTAATTAGTTTATGTTGTGCTAGCCCATGGATTGCCCAAGAACTTGCCAATTTCCCAATGTTATTGGACGAGTTGATTGATCCTGCGCAATTATACGACACCACCTCTGTTGATGATTACCCTAGTGAGCTAAGACAATATTTGCTGCGGGTGCCAGAAGAAGATATGGAGCAGCAAATGGAAGCGTTGCGCCAGTTTAAGTTATCTCAACAATTAAAAATTGCAGCTGCGGATGTCACAGGTGTATTACCGGTAATGGAAGTCAGCGATCATCTGACTTTTTTAGCGGAAGCAATAATTGAACAAGTCGTATTGCAAGCATGGCACCAAGTGGCGAGTCGACATGGTGTTCCTGCTGGTACCAGCCCAGACAAAATGGGCTTTGCGGTAATTGGTTACGGAAAACTCGGTGGAATAGAGCTAGGGTACGGATCCGATCTGGATTTAGTGTTTCTGCGAAATAGCGTCAATACTGGTGAAACTGATGGCAAAAGACCCATAGGTATTGGCCATTTTTATTTGAAGCTTGCTCAACGAATTGTGCATTTGTTTGCAACACGTACGACATCGGGTGAATTATATGAAGTGGATATGCGTCTTCGACCTTCTGGTGCATCTGGTTTATTAATTACTGAAGTTGAGCAATTTAAAGAGTACCAACAAGCTGAGGCGTGGAACTGGGAGCATCAAGCATTAGTTCGCTCCCGTTTTGTTTATGGTGATAATGCGTTGGCCGCCCGTTTTAGTGAGATTAGAACTGAGATTTTATCTAAACCACGTGATTTACCTGAGTTAGCTAAGCTGGTTCGGGATATGCGAATTAAAATGCGCGATCATCTATTAAAGGTAAGTCCTGATAAATTCGATTTAAAACAGAGTCCTGGCGGCATCGCTGATATTGAATTTATGGCGCAGTATTTGGTGCTAGCCCATGCTAGCAGCCATAAAGAGTTGGCGATTTGGTCTGATAACGTGCGTATCTTTCAAATGTTAGCTGAACTAGAAATGATTCCATTTATGACTGCGCAGCACTTAACGCAGACCTACTGCTGGCTAAGAGATGAAAACCATCGACTGACATTGCAACAGAAAAAAGGACAAATTGAGGTTTCAGAGGCAGAAAAACACGTCGCTCAGGTGATTGATATTTATCAGCATATCTTGGGAGAAGCGGATTAA
- a CDS encoding sensor domain-containing diguanylate cyclase → MLTAPIPENDAARLATLRNLNVLDTAAEERFDRITRLAKRLFSVSICLVSLIDENRQWFKSCQGLVANETPRDISFCGHAIQYSEAFVITDASKDARFSDNPLVTQAPHIRFYAGHPLTMPNGMRVGTLCIIDDKPKELDKDEMLALQDLAEMVVSELISIQQTTLDQLTGISNRRGFEVLAKQALSTWDRNHIDSCLVFFDLDYFKEINDNHGHEAGDRALNQFAQLLTSEFRDSDVIARFGGDEFLVLFSECSKGQVDVVLARFQTALNAHNSQSEDVFELAYSVGVATRHANQKLDIAEYLEIADREMYQVKSKHHQQR, encoded by the coding sequence ATGCTTACCGCACCAATACCAGAAAATGACGCTGCGCGTTTAGCGACACTGCGAAATTTAAACGTGCTTGATACTGCCGCTGAAGAACGGTTTGACCGCATTACCCGCCTAGCAAAACGGTTATTTTCAGTTTCTATCTGTCTAGTCAGTTTAATTGATGAAAATCGACAATGGTTTAAATCCTGCCAAGGGTTAGTCGCGAATGAAACTCCTCGAGATATATCATTTTGCGGTCATGCCATCCAATACTCTGAAGCATTCGTCATTACCGATGCCTCAAAAGATGCACGCTTCAGCGATAATCCTCTGGTTACTCAAGCGCCTCACATTCGTTTTTATGCAGGTCACCCACTGACAATGCCAAATGGGATGAGAGTCGGGACCTTATGCATTATTGATGATAAACCCAAAGAGCTAGATAAAGACGAGATGCTGGCGCTACAAGACCTTGCAGAGATGGTCGTATCAGAGCTTATTTCTATCCAGCAAACAACCCTAGATCAGCTGACAGGTATTTCCAACCGTCGTGGTTTTGAAGTGCTAGCAAAGCAAGCATTATCGACATGGGATCGCAATCATATTGATAGTTGCTTAGTGTTTTTCGATTTAGATTATTTCAAAGAAATTAATGATAATCATGGCCACGAGGCGGGCGATCGAGCCTTAAACCAGTTTGCTCAACTGCTTACCTCAGAATTTCGCGATTCTGATGTGATCGCTCGTTTTGGTGGTGATGAATTTTTAGTATTGTTTAGTGAGTGCAGTAAGGGCCAGGTTGACGTCGTACTTGCTCGTTTTCAAACTGCATTGAACGCCCATAACTCACAGAGTGAAGACGTATTTGAGCTGGCTTACAGTGTGGGAGTTGCGACTCGACATGCTAATCAAAAACTTGATATAGCCGAGTATTTAGAAATTGCAGATCGAGAAATGTATCAAGTGAAATCCAAGCATCATCAACAACGTTGA
- a CDS encoding DUF3081 family protein codes for MRNAIDIYQALKVFNKIVECGEKHKAENGYNSRYHLCGLQAETGFDGYTITLSDGRTSLNIYFHNKYQFDYPDNEAFENFMRRFGDVIKHTVQ; via the coding sequence ATGCGAAATGCAATCGATATTTATCAAGCGTTAAAGGTCTTTAATAAAATCGTTGAATGTGGTGAAAAGCATAAAGCTGAAAATGGCTACAACTCTCGCTATCATTTATGTGGACTGCAAGCTGAAACAGGCTTTGATGGTTACACAATAACGCTGAGTGATGGCAGAACTTCGCTTAATATCTACTTTCATAATAAATATCAATTTGATTACCCTGATAACGAAGCGTTTGAAAACTTCATGCGTCGCTTCGGTGATGTGATAAAACACACTGTGCAATAA